Part of the Rhipicephalus sanguineus isolate Rsan-2018 chromosome 5, BIME_Rsan_1.4, whole genome shotgun sequence genome is shown below.
ggctgaaaagaaagaaggcacgaaaacttatctgcgcatgcccatgtaacatgcgaacctatcaatccggcacgcgtggcggtctacgttgaagataactgttaaggcatttgattagCTAGctgactagctcagctctctgtcattctaagcgtctgttttatatgcccatcgtgacactaaaactagggagattgcggaagcctttttcattaaaaagaatatcgatagttgtgtcagctcaccttctatatcgcttttagattgtgaaatctcgtttatggacgacacctgattatggtggatccttcgctcatgtatttccctttcccttcatgttttcctggtatatattatcttctgtgaataaatccaagtttcagtctgcgcttgtttgtgttccccttctgtgtcccgttaggttgcgctgccaatatttcagtatgaacctatacccactagcccgcctttcaacacttcagaagaagacttctccttggcgcgagcgcgcgctcaatatgttacagatggctatggtaggttttagaaagcggatggtcgccaatggaactacggacaaagccctgcgcaaaagctgcttcgcatctaaaattcccGAGCTTCGCAGGTGCGTCAGGCTGGACTCATTACTCTGCTCCTTCCATGGAACTGCCTGCCCAATTTCGGCAGGTGTCGATGACCGCTTGCAATGAGGAGTCATTCAGGGAGAGGGGATAATAGGAACGTCCAAGAAAGCCGGGACGGGATGTGTTTTGGTTACGACGAGAGCTTTCCGGCTGGACACTGGTACTGCTGCTTTAGGCCCCACTGCGGGTGTTTCTTTTCTGCTGCCATCTTCCACGTAAATAGTTCTGTATATAAAGTTGTCTCATAAAACGTCCAGTGGTGGAGGTCTCTTCCTCCGGGGCACTGTTATGAAGATGGCGGCAATCTCTATCGCGAAGCAACAGGAACCTGTCCGAATTCCTGCCAAGTTCGGACGAAATTTACTCCATGCATGGCTGCGCTATACTTTGCCAtcctcctcctcttttccctcctcctcaccctgacttctaCCTGCCAACGTTCGATATTCGAACGCTCGCTTTCCGAACTACCACGTACGCACTCTCGAAGATGACGTAATTTATTGTCCCGATTTTCTGCGCCGGCTTTGTGGCGACAACGGGATCGCATTTATATAATGAGTCAAGTAAGGCTCCAGCATTACAATAGAGACGACAGAGTAGTATCGTGTTCATTGGTGCCGTATAGACGACTATAGAAGAGTTACTAATTCAGCTGTCCCTCACTGTGTCCATATGTGTGTCTGTTTAAAAGAAATGGTCGATGACTTTGAGTACTACGTATCTATTATCGGAGAGCGGTGAGCTCTTTCTTTGAAATATCGAACAAACCTCCCCAGCAAAACTACTAATCACACACTGTGGATGGCTCAGCATAGCCTCAGCTCTACGGCGACGTTGGACTGCTGATGGAGCCAATTGTATAAAGAGACAGACAGCTCAAGTAATCCTGGAAAGCCTCGGTGCTCAATCTGGTTATATTGCATATTTTTGCAGCATATCTCGATAGCTTTACCATTAAACCACATAATAAAAAGCACTGCAAACATTAAGTTTCCACTTAATCTTTTAACGAAACAACCGAAATTTAATGAAATGTGTGGGACGGTGCCGTTTAAATGTCTTCTACAAATTCCTCAACAAGTAAGGGACAGGTTCCACCAAAATATCACTGATAGCcataataatgaatgaatgattgaaaAATTTCGTGGGGCCGCAACAATCATATGGGGATGGGTTACCTGCGAAGCTGTATTCGCGCTTCAGCTGTAGACGCATGTCCGCTCGTTCGTTTCGCGTGGGCGACTACGTATGCGGCATTGTTCCTCGGACCTATGATCGCTGGATGCATTCTCCGCTTTTGAATGGTCCCACTTTCACTGTCTGTATACGTGTCGCTGGTGTCGACCTCCCTCTGCTTTTTTAGCTTTTGTATTCGGCGTGAACGCGCTGCGCCTTCTCAGTGTCTGGTCTTCTCCGGTAAATCGGAGTGCTGCACATCACGCTACAGCAGCGCCATCCCAGAGCAACGAAGAAAACGCCGCCCCGTGAGCGCCTGGGCGCGCTCCGCCAGCTGGGCTGTCTGCATCTCTTGCCTACAAATTTTGGCTACATACTTTTGTCTACATACGGACGCGAGCCGCCCATAATCTTGGCACCTGAATTCTTGTGGAACGAGAACGCAACAGCTGCGGCCTGGCTATTCGTTCCTGCGCATCAAAGTGAGGACGTCCACAAGCATGTGAAGAGTACGTTCCGCAGTGGCTTCTCGCGGTGTCAAGCAGCACCATGCCGACACACCGCTTGAGTGAGACCTTTCAATAAGGAAATCAAATCTATGGCTGGAAGCGTTGCTGTTATGCACCTTAACGCTTCGGTATGCACCGGCTCAGCTACAGCGCAGAATGGCATTCAAAGCATCGCCTTAGGCTTGCCTGAACGCAGTAAGAGCTGCGTTCAAGCATGTTGGCCTGTTGGTGCGAACGCTGGTCGCACAACTACTACTGACGCGACGCCAGGACAATCAGGGTCCTAATTGTCGTCGAAGCTGGCAGCAGTTACTACTTCCCGCTTTTAACAGCAAacctgtttaagccgaccgtaaaAAACGTTAGTGTGTAGTGTGTGTacgaaaaaactatcatcatcatgaacgggcatgtgccacagaagttgggcaaattccattTCTCAccgccggtccactaaaaatgaagaaggtgaCAGAGCAAGCAGCTGGTGTTCTCCGAACATCGTGCCCTCACTGGCGGCTGCGCATGCGCTCATCCTCCTCCGTTTCGTAGAAGAGCCTGTGCACGGCGTGATTCTCTGTAtgcggcttcttcctcggcaaTGCGAACCTTCCTCGGCCTCCCCATAGCTGATTCTTGCGCACCACAGCCCGTATGAGGTGAGGTGCTTTcaaaagccaggtgaggtgcttTCAGCACCTCACCAGGTTTTttctgcctccgcgatcggcccacctttgaccaaggggcGATGccatatggtgacatcatgatgatgtcacaaattttggcgatctgtgacgtcatgacgacggcatatggtgacggcatcacgcgatgatgatcttttgcatcactcttgttgacgccgccgacggtcaattttcgcgtttgatgaagcatctaaagctttcgcatcAATAAACTTCGCTAATGAGGTCATTTGATGTTTACATAGAAAAATGTTGCGGGGCCTCTTTTTACTGCCGAGCTCTACAGTTACCTGTCTGCACGATTTGCAACCATCCTGTAATCGGTCTATAGATAGCACGTAGACAGTTCTGATTACCTATGATAAAACTAAGCCAAGTGTTAGCCAAAAAGTACCAAGTCGTAGAAAGATATCGAGCGTTGTCTCATGTCTGCGTGTAACTGCTAAGATTGACACAAAAGTGGCAGACCACTCACCGAAGTCAAAGTCAAACAAAAAGACGCATAGGGACCATTACGGGGGccttctctcgaaaaaaaaaaacgaaatggcaATGGATGAaacggctcgtttctttgttaggcattAGGTTGTTCGCGAAGAGTGATGTGATCAGTGCTGTGGTTCAACTGTAGTCATGGTTATGCTTAAGCCGCAAACTATAAGGCGAAGTAGCTCGGCTGCGTGATCCGATTAGGCTGTTCACAGTTGCGTGAACCCGTATGGTGTTTGTGAATGGAGACCAACTGACCATGCTCGATGGTTCTGGCGATGTCATGAAGTTGAATTTCGATGAACCCGCCTCAAAGACGGCAAAATTTTCAAACCACCAAGAAGAAAAGCCCAGAATGGAAAGCTTGCAATATTCTAGGCCGTCCAGCAGAGCGACATTAAAGTACCGCAATTCGCTTTAATCAGCTACTCTATGAAACTGCTAAACATCACCGAagcaagaaaaaacgccaggcctgcgcggaaagcgcaacacagtcacagcgaaagctcgaagagtgctatttctaaagcccgttataaactttctATTGGATACTAATataactacactagcaacgtacccactacgccacaaatcataatttttgtgaagttgggaagcacccaccacgacattactcgtgattctgcggagaagcgaggtaccatctgtaaggcattatgtgcagtttcttcttgcgacggctgatgacgatgaagaattatgactgagccttttgtaatcggttggaagttttaaatgacccaccagttacgtaattcgcattgtccctactgaaaattcctatatatacaggacccatacatatgatgttattggatacaggtcgtataggggatacggctttataggtgatacaggtttataggtgatagaggtttataggtgatacccgtttataggtgatataggttgtataggtgatataggtcgtataggtgatacaggtaggctgattatatgggtgttacaggtgatatgggtaatatgggctgaatcagcgatttgggtcacaaatgacgtgcagcaaaggaacatattgataaagacatgccagtttatgaagcgtgtaataaaagcaaatatatacagcaattcaagctgtaatgatatctcgcagcagtctacttataagaatgtaagaattcactgttgcacttacatatatacttgaagaaaaacgatcaggcaagaatatttggtaactgattatttatttaaatctttaagcatctccgcaataaaacggttcatctttttGAAACGTTCATCTCCCGGCACTTCGTTGGGCTTCTCGGCCACATACTTGTCGAAGGCATCTGTGgaataatgagcaggaatgtgaaggaattttaagcactcataagttcacatgtatggtaaaaacgaacaaggtaaaaactgggaGAGAAGTCGCAAATTAGTACACAGGCACACTATTCACATGAatggcaccatacacgcacatgcacagtgatgcagatgctgtgatttcttcattgtgtaagctgaaGCGGACTTTCGGTGTTCTctaaagtgttcaagtcaaaatggaaaacacagatctgttaacatctatatttatttttacgaaaactctaatacggacgaatgccatcatttagttggcgtagcgcctgtttccgaataaccagggcaaggcctgcctgtaagaaatacaaaaaaaagagagaaaatcttgtcataaaaaaataaaatagctagaagaggacggtttaataatgtaaaccacaatagttacgtggTTGCATactttcgcgtaagccggctatcacgacgtgttttatccccatttttatcgtacttctcatgaataaatagtaataaaataataataataaagacagtGCATATCAAAGAATTGAATACACATTCctataaacattgaatcaagggtatttttgctaattttggaaggcagcattttagcgcaccattgaagcaaatgcacgtgtcgcacttgaccgcgacacgatccgtctacacagttcagaaacacgtgcgccgcacagtcagtgcctgaaagcatatgcttgcatgcagttttatgtaatactatgctgctccactgagtgctgtaactgtatcctcaagtttggtttatgcccaATTCAGGACctttattaacgaacgtgtcttacagaaaatggaaaaatatgcgtaagagaaaactgcagccaatagtggtgctggccatatgacacaaacgcgcgcgcgcgcgcgcgcgcgcacacacacacacacacacacacacacacacacacacacacacacacacacacacacacacacacacacacacacacacacacacacacacacacacacacacacacacacacacacacacacacacacacacacacacacacacacacacacacacacacacacacacacacacacacacacacacacacacacacacacacacacacacacgcacacacacacacacacaataagttttgtgaattctaccccagaagctaatgtaggtgtcaacatccctcattgagagcgctcaatactaggtcaattaaatgtgtagtgactgtgggtcaattaaaactttcttaatgtatgtcatttaaaaataaaatgagtgagagtcaactgaatatttcaaacctaatgtcaattcaatgtttattgagggcactcattagaagctgccgtttaattgaccagctattgagtcaaaaaggcctcggttcggggtcaattgacacgcaaagtgcatttttgtaaggggtgcgcgtgcaaacagatgttgtaagaggtgtagatgaaagcggttgattatgtgctgcactgccacttgtcaagataaaaaaaaagccagctggttcgagagctagattgagatgaaagagAATTttaaagataacattgagaattaagtgctgtcctgccacttataaagataaaaaggcgaactattgatcaggaagagattgtgagaggtttgaatgagagcggatgaaagaaaacaactcctgtgttgatcctatatgccgccatataggtcctgggaggccctatttgtatcctataaccgccatatgggtcctctggaggtcctatttgagtccgatataccgccatatgggtcctctgtaggccctacttgcgtcctatataccgccatatgggtcctgtttaggtcccatttggatcctgtttggatcctatatacccccacacggtcctatacaattcttatatttagtcctgtaagtcctgtataaaaccatacggatcctgtatgaaacgatataggttttttcagtaggggtgtgacgcccggtcgttatttcactctccgacCACGCTTTATAAGATACGCTAACGtgagatagagatagagagaggggaattaactttactgagaccctgaggaaatggatcatcggagccttatgcgtttccttggcaaccaatagaggtgcacttgcggggaacccactatgcgataaatcataattttgtgaagtaagcaagcagccactacgcaatttttcgtcattctgcgcagaaccgtggtacctgctaaacacctataaggtctcccgccatgctgtataacatacgttgacgtgggagagagaggtggggggggggggggcaagaactttactgagaccacgaggaaatggatcatgtgcttatgggcttccttggcaactaatacaagtgcacttgcgaggaacccactatgctataaatcattgtaatttttgagaagtaggaaagcaggcattatgccatttttcgtcattctacggagagccgtggtacctgctaaacgcatataaggcattatgcgcactttgttgatgctgtgcctgatgacgatgaagaattatggcggagccctttgtaatgggttggaagcattcaacaaccttctcgttgcgcaaatcggattgtgtgacacctgattacagaattcgcgttgtgcgacgcttgttgtttattttactcttctaccacgctatattgcatatgttaatgtggttccttcccaacatgaagcctgtataggacctttttgcaaagcagtttcaagcaccggcatggctcagaggttgaatacagggctcccacgcagagggcccaagttcgaaccacattccatgctggaatttttttctgatttcgttttttttttcttatttcgagcgatagtggttacggacaccggcggcggcggcggcggcggtggacaactacggcgccaaaaacggccggtgaaatgatctcataacagctttcgctgtaaaaaacacgCTCGCAGCCTATACTTCAACCTTAAACAGTTCCACTTGCGAACATTCTCGAGTATGGTACTGAAGCATCGAACGTCTTTAATTAAAGGTGACTTGAAGCAAATGAAGCCAATCAGCTCTAAATTAACGCAGAAACAACGCGATACCGGATATAGTCGTCGATGGGCAAAGGATCGAAGCTGCACTACGTTCAAATTTCGCGCTCTCGCCAGCGCGCTTCGAGTGAGTACCGCTGCTGGCGCGAGCGTCGCCGCAACTCTACAAGAACTGCAGGCGTCCTCGCCTGCCGTCTCGACGTCGCCGCGGCGAGGGCGGTCTCTCTCCATCTGAGAACGCTCACTCGTCGCACGCGGTCCGGAGAAGACTGAAGCTCGATGTCGATGCGATAGCGAGAGGACCTGCCAGCGGGTGCTTTTCGATTTGCGCGCCGCGTTCACGCGGGATACCCGAAGTTCTCCGCTCTTGCTCTTCGCGATTGGATAACAGTGACTTATGTGCCTCTGCGTGCGTCTGTGTGTTGTGATCTAAAACAGTGTCAATCTCTCCGTGCCGGCTTCATCTTGCGCTCTTGGTGTTCGACAACTTGTGAGCGTTTTTTTATGCATGCGACGCCAAACGGCCCGTTTGGGGATACGACGACACCTTTCTGTAATGAACATTCGCTCCACCAAATTGAACGCTTTGCCAAAGAGCTGATTTGCTGAATAACTCTATGAGGTGCCTTGACCAGAAATCCGTATTGGACTGTATATTCGGCTCTATATTTTGCACATTATCGCAAGACGAGAGTAAAAGGTTGTGCAAACAACAGATAAACAACCAGTAAGCAATCTGCAGCAGTGCTTAACAGCAGTTATGACACTTTCAAATGTTTAGCGGAATAAAAATTGCAGCGTTCAAAATGGTTTACGCATATCTTACGCCATGGCTCTTGTTGCCAGATATGTTAAGAGAAACGAAAGAAACTACAAACGCAGTAAAGAATTGATCTTTATCTTGAGCGTTTGCTGTAACGAGTCTCAGTTATCAGTCATTTATTATGCGAGTAGATTCTTGCTGCTAAGTAACAAAACAAGCAATAACAAACACCCGAATGCTCGACGATGTAATCCTAAAGAAAACATGCGCTATGAGCTAGTAATCTAAAGTACGGATACACAGCTGCAATTAGAAAAGGTAGTGTTGACTGATTGATACAGAAAAAGCGCACTAACTAAGCCGCGGGTACGTGACGTCGATTCCGAACCATGAGTGCTGAAACAGAAGCAAACGTGACAATGGCGTGCGGGGAGAACAGTGCAGTTCACGAAACCTACGGTGATCGAGAAAACTTCCGAGACGTCCAAGTAAACAGTCAGTGGTAACACCAACAACCACCAGGCCCCAGTAATCAACATCGATCCCGATGTCGAGTCCGGCGTCGTACTCAGGGTTCCAGACTTGCCCTTCTCCAGAGGCAACTCGCCGGCCGATTCCCTGTGTGCGACGCCCAATCAGTTCCTCAACCTGCCGAGTCCAGGCGAACACCGCAGACACTCGATGCAAGACGGCCGAAGTGCGCacaacaaccaccaccaccatcggcggCATCGCGACCGCAAGCGTTCCTGCCCCGACGTGCGCAGTTCGGCGGACCGACGTCGACGCGGAAGTCGTAGCCCCATGGCCCCTCACGCCCTGACGGTGTCCAGTGGAGCCGAGTCAATGAGCGTAACGCCTTCGTCTTCGCGTCGCTCTAGCGCCAGCAGCCAGAGTCGCCGATCGTCTCGGGACAGCGAGAGCTGCCCGCACAGCCGTCGCTCGTCCCGGGCAGACGACGGGAGCCGCAGGTTTGTCGGTGCTGCGTGTGACCTCACTCCATTCGTACGAACGATTCGCGGTAAATAAAAGCGGAGCATCACATTTCTAATACGGTTGTGTTAGTTCGGCTCGCTGAACATGAATGACGAAATCGCTTGTGAATGCTTATCTGTTGCAGTGAGTATAAAGTCAAATTGTGTGCTCTTGGCATTTTTActtcttcgttttttttaataGGAGCACAATCCTCTCGGGCAAACTGTTTTTCACACTCCTGTTCTTCAGAAGCTtgaaaagctgggccggttggttcatgtttaggtgcgaggaaaccagcgaaactcaaaaacaaggacgaagaagaaggcacattcaatcacacacaccatcgccggactCGCAACCAATTTATTGACGCATCCACGTATATTTATACACCTCAtcccgcgcacgcgcgcacgctacAACATGAAGCCGATCACCCACCCGCTAATCAGCCACACCCTGAAagaaactactactactactactactactactactactactactactactactactactactactactactactactactactactactactactgctactactactactactactactactatattatactatacgtaGTTCTTCAGGATGTACTGAGGTCTCGTAAGGCATCTTCGCAGCGAAATCATTAACAAAGTGGTGACAAAGAACCATTCTTACGAGAGACTGTGTGCGCTTCGTTTATGTATTAAAGTACAAATTCTTATGATGCCAGCAAATGTGCTTGTATCTAACAAGAAACATGAACCTTGATCGATTCTCTTTCTTAACTCCAAATACTTACACGAACTGTACAGGTAAGGCTGCAAGAGTCAGTGATATATGGTGACCTTACCTCAATCAGCCGGTAAATTTTTTGTTCTATATACGTCTAGTCAATGCGTGTCTTTGTGAAATTGTACTATAAGTTGAGCGCTTGCGATGATTATTTGCGGATTTTCGTAGCAGAGATGTTAGCAGATAACCTCAGCACTCGATGCTGTGAGATTACCATCTTTGAGCTTATTCTTAGGCGCATAGTTACCGGCACCGAGTAAATTATGTAACGGAGATCTGTGAGAAATTTTTCTGCAGAAAAATTTCAAGTAGCTTGCATTCCCTGGACGTTCGCTTTCTTCCGCAATATTAGGCAATAATGTGTGCAAACGCTGCAAATTTTAGTAGCTAGGCGCACAATCTACGAAACCACGATGAACGTTTCCTTTGCAATTGACGAATTGTACGCACGTTTGTCAAGGCTTCACAAACATTACTTAACTTGTGCGCCTTGGCGGCTGTAGGCAAGCTACCAACATTTGTTGTCTCTTCAGCGCCTTTGAATATTAAATACAAGTTATAAATAGCCGTATCTGGAGTCGTCTCGGATACCGTTTTGTGTAGAAATACCGCTCCGGCACGGACTATGCAGTAATTTAACACAGAAATCTCCCTAATATACAGTCTTGGTGAACTTAAAAGGCATGCGAACAGGTGCTATGCATCAACAGTACGCCTGTGTATATTGTACACAAGCAATTTTAAGTGCGAAGAATTGTGGTTGTTGTTGGTGTACGTTTACGTTCTAGACACGTCTTGTGTTTTAGATACTTTTAAGTGCGGACCACTTTatgggcccggcctgtcgtatgctgccgcatgctgtcatcgtatgctgtcgtagcttggcatAGCGCAGGCAGAACCACGAATAGcttagccatctgtagcatattgagcgcgctcgagtcaaggagaagtcttgttccctcttgttcttcgagcgccctgatgatgatgagtgcggagcgctttaggggccctggctgtcgtatgctatcgtcgcttggcgtaacgcaggaaaaaccacgtataaaaataaaaagaaagaggatgcaagcgagaaatagaaagagagaaagaaaaggaaaaaataagaagaattgaaagagcaagaaaaagaaagaaatagataaagagagaggaagaaatgaatagaaatgaagagagaaaaagatacagaaaaacaaacaaaaaaaaacaagaaaaagaaagaaagagaggaggagagaaagacaaaaccgaagagagacaaagaaggctgcccagctccgcacttccttcaggcttggcgccctTAGTGCGAACCTGccttaattttatttttattctttcatttGTATTTGAAAGGCACCTACGAAATGACTGCTATGAGTCTTCAGTCTTCCGCTTGACAAAGTAAGCCTGGTAATTTAAAGGATATATTCATTGAATAGAAACTTTCACGTATTTTTATATCGCTTGTTACGACAACGATCGGCTTTCGTGCATTTCTCTTTCCCTACGTGCCCAAAAATAAGTGCGCTGACTTCCTCCTCATTATCACAGGTCCTCCAAGTGCGACGAAAGTCGACGTTCGTCACGCGCGACAGACGACACCGGTGGCATCGGACACAGCAGTCGGCGCTCGTCGCGAAGCACCGGAGACGACGAGCGGCGGTGTTCGGAGGACAGGCACTACCActgccaccaccaccagcaccaccgctCCTCGCACCACCCGCGCAGGCGGGAGTCCTCGATAGCCGGACCGGAAGCGAGCCGCCGGAAAGGCAGTTCACTGCTTCCACCCGACGTGGATGCCGGTAGCCGAAGGGCCTCCAAGGCGCCGTCACTCCTTGTCACCGACGAAGAGACCGGCCAGCAACGCAAGCCCGACGACGAACTCGACTCGCCCAAGCGCCGGATTATCATATTCGTGATCAGTTCAGTGGCGTGTTTCATCCTGCTCATGAGTGTGGTGCTCATCGCCGTCACCCTCACCATCTCGCCGGCCATCGACAGCATAGGTGAGTTCGGCCTCCACCGGACCTTTCTTTTACTAAGCAGTGCATCTCGGTACTTACCCTTAGCATTGATGTGGAACATTACAACGATTCATACCTGTACGACGGTGCTTAACTACCTTCTACATTTGTGCACCTCACTAAGAGATGAAAGCGCAAAAGTTCGAAGGGCCATGAGTTTTATTGATGGACC
Proteins encoded:
- the LOC125758625 gene encoding voltage-dependent P/Q-type calcium channel subunit alpha-1A-like produces the protein MQDGRSAHNNHHHHRRHRDRKRSCPDVRSSADRRRRGSRSPMAPHALTVSSGAESMSVTPSSSRRSSASSQSRRSSRDSESCPHSRRSSRADDGSRRSSKCDESRRSSRATDDTGGIGHSSRRSSRSTGDDERRCSEDRHYHCHHHQHHRSSHHPRRRESSIAGPEASRRKGSSLLPPDVDAGSRRASKAPSLLVTDEETGQQRKPDDELDSPKRRIIIFVISSVACFILLMSVVLIAVTLTISPAIDSIGEFGLHRTFLLLSSASRNACRLYLRGVLPASVLRILGPTLTQDHGITWCPAHAGVDGNERVDRLARGMTGRAAEHTAPTNAPTPGTPREILEFQRFGRRSKAPPHPKLKRGQARD